From the genome of Nitrospirota bacterium:
TGCAAGTGATTATCCTGAAAAGCTTCCTGAATTATATAATGAGTTTGAAGAGGCTTATAATTATGAAGGTCTTGAAAAACTTCGCAAACAAGGGATAATGATATATAGTAGTGCAGAAGATTTAATCAGAAAAACTCCTTATTTTTATGAAGTAATTGTTTTAGAACGCCTTAAGACTCTTGGCTCACTGCATCAATATCTCACATATCATTTCAAGGATTCTCGAAACTATTTTATTGAGGCAATCGAGAATAATATTAATAAAATAAAACACGCTACTTAACTTTCAATAAATGAGCCTTAAGGAATTTGGTTCCACTTCTATTGAAGCAGGACTCAGTCCAAAATAATCTCCGTCAAGCTGGATATGTGCTTTACCTTTGATTTGTATGCTTTCTGTTTTGAGGTATTCCACATCTTCGAACATTATGTGTCTATTTATTAATATACCGGCTACATATCTGAGAATATCAAAACGCCTTTTTCCTTTAAAAAGACAGACATACAGAGTTGGCTCTGTAAGTTTTGCATCCGGAGTAATTTTTAAATTTCCACCGTATTTTGCAGCCTTACCGACAATTAATGAATAAACCTTATATGTTTTTTCATTAATATCGCATGTTAATGCTTCAGGCTTAAATCTGATCAATGTCTTAATCCCACTAAGTATATATACACCTTTCCCTGAAATTTTCTTAAGATTTTCATTTATCCTGTAAACAGATTCTCCATCATACCCTATACCTGCCATTAGGACAAAGTATCGGGTGATACGAGAAGATTGATAACCTGCTATTATTTTCCCGAGAGAAACAACATGCGGAGTTCCTTTTATTGCAATCTCTATCGCTCCTTCAACATTCTCAGGGACACCGATTTCCTTCGCAAGAACATTGGTTGTGCCCATAGGGAGAATTGCCATG
Proteins encoded in this window:
- a CDS encoding diacylglycerol kinase family lipid kinase, whose translation is MKSSIIIISNPAAKSASKKKIQGAYHLLRSKGYAVDILFTKQRGEAENIAREAVNKRPFLVIAAGGDGTFNEVINGMVNSDIPMAILPMGTTNVLAKEIGVPENVEGAIEIAIKGTPHVVSLGKIIAGYQSSRITRYFVLMAGIGYDGESVYRINENLKKISGKGVYILSGIKTLIRFKPEALTCDINEKTYKVYSLIVGKAAKYGGNLKITPDAKLTEPTLYVCLFKGKRRFDILRYVAGILINRHIMFEDVEYLKTESIQIKGKAHIQLDGDYFGLSPASIEVEPNSLRLIY